A genomic segment from Brevundimonas sp. SORGH_AS_0993 encodes:
- a CDS encoding extensin family protein, producing MKRELAEVWTVLSEAGLMACALFGLLNALAPPQDLPWKPLNLDQPVGRATGLKIAAFDLERNASPQAVAERTLACMAVLEKAGVQVARATDRNDGGFCVVRGAVRIAGGDVTPLRPAGLTMQCPMALRYAVWDRQVLRPAAQALGSAPARVDSYGTYACRRIYGSQDRTARPSEHARANALDVAGVTLADGRRVRVLQDWDGQGPAGAQGAGFLRALKTGACGLFANVLSPEYNAAHKDHLHLDAASGGVCR from the coding sequence ATGAAGCGCGAACTGGCCGAGGTCTGGACTGTGCTGTCGGAGGCGGGGCTGATGGCCTGCGCCCTGTTCGGTCTGCTGAACGCCCTGGCCCCGCCGCAGGACCTGCCGTGGAAGCCGCTGAATCTGGACCAGCCGGTGGGGCGGGCGACGGGCTTGAAGATCGCCGCCTTCGACCTGGAGCGGAACGCCTCCCCCCAGGCGGTCGCCGAGCGAACCCTGGCCTGCATGGCCGTGCTGGAGAAGGCCGGCGTCCAGGTCGCGCGGGCGACTGATCGGAACGACGGGGGCTTTTGCGTGGTGCGCGGCGCGGTGCGGATCGCCGGGGGCGATGTGACGCCGCTCCGTCCCGCCGGCCTGACGATGCAGTGTCCGATGGCCCTGCGCTATGCGGTGTGGGACCGTCAGGTGCTGCGCCCGGCGGCGCAAGCCCTGGGATCGGCGCCGGCGCGGGTCGACAGCTATGGGACCTATGCCTGCCGCCGGATCTATGGCTCTCAGGACCGGACGGCGCGGCCCAGCGAACACGCGCGGGCCAATGCGCTGGACGTTGCGGGCGTGACGCTGGCGGACGGCCGGCGCGTGCGGGTGCTGCAGGACTGGGACGGACAGGGGCCGGCGGGGGCTCAGGGCGCGGGCTTTCTGAGGGCGCTGAAGACAGGCGCGTGCGGCCTGTTCGCCAACGTGCTGAGCCCGGAATACAATGCCGCGCACAAGGACCATCTGCACCTGGACGCGGCCTCTGGCGGGGTCTGTCGTTAA
- the rpmB gene encoding 50S ribosomal protein L28: MSRRCELTGIGPMVGHSVSHSNIKTKRRFLPSLKTVKVTSDALGQTFSLRISNAALRTLDYKGGLDAFIVKARDEQLSIAAQRIKRQVRAKLAEQAAA, from the coding sequence ATGTCGCGTCGTTGCGAACTCACCGGTATCGGCCCGATGGTCGGCCACAGCGTGAGCCACTCGAACATCAAGACCAAGCGCCGCTTCCTGCCGTCGCTGAAGACGGTCAAGGTCACGTCCGACGCCCTGGGCCAGACCTTCAGCCTGCGGATCTCGAACGCCGCCCTGCGCACCCTGGACTACAAGGGCGGCCTGGACGCCTTCATCGTCAAGGCCCGCGACGAGCAGCTGTCGATCGCCGCCCAGCGCATCAAGCGTCAGGTCCGCGCCAAGCTGGCCGAACAGGCCGCCGCCTAA
- a CDS encoding cold-shock protein, which yields MATGTVKWFNPTKGYGFIQPDSGGSDVFVHVTAVQKAGLQGLDENAKVEYELESQRGKTSAVDLKLL from the coding sequence ATGGCGACCGGTACGGTCAAGTGGTTCAACCCCACCAAGGGCTATGGTTTCATCCAGCCCGACAGCGGCGGTTCCGACGTGTTCGTTCACGTCACCGCCGTTCAGAAGGCCGGCCTTCAGGGCCTGGATGAGAACGCCAAGGTCGAATACGAGCTGGAAAGCCAGCGCGGCAAGACCTCGGCGGTGGACCTCAAGCTCCTCTAG
- the ppk2 gene encoding polyphosphate kinase 2, translating to MGKKSDAYEAELADLQLAMVQTQAWMIEHGSRVVVVLEGRDTAGKDGAIKRLTEYMSPRQTRVVALPKPSDRETSQWYFQRYVPHLPAAGETVIFNRSWYNRAGVEPVMGYCTPEQYAQFMTDAPRFERMLTDDGIFLIKIWLDISRPEQARRLKERRVDPLKKFKLSSLDAEAEARFDAYSDARDRMLDETDRAFAPWTVIATDDKKTARLNLLRHILRTLDHTDARIEKPDSDVVLTAEKARGRLAR from the coding sequence ATGGGAAAGAAATCCGACGCCTACGAAGCCGAGCTTGCCGACCTGCAGCTGGCCATGGTCCAGACCCAGGCCTGGATGATCGAACACGGGTCGCGCGTCGTCGTCGTGCTGGAAGGGCGCGACACGGCGGGCAAGGACGGCGCCATCAAGCGGCTGACCGAATACATGTCCCCGCGCCAGACCCGCGTGGTCGCCCTGCCCAAGCCCAGCGACCGGGAAACCAGCCAATGGTATTTCCAGCGTTACGTCCCCCACCTGCCGGCGGCGGGCGAGACGGTCATCTTCAACCGCTCCTGGTACAACCGCGCGGGGGTGGAGCCGGTGATGGGCTATTGCACGCCCGAACAGTACGCCCAGTTCATGACCGACGCCCCCCGGTTCGAGCGGATGCTGACCGACGACGGGATCTTTCTGATCAAGATCTGGCTGGACATCTCGCGCCCGGAACAGGCCCGGCGGCTGAAGGAACGCCGCGTCGATCCGCTGAAAAAGTTCAAGCTGTCGTCCCTGGACGCCGAGGCGGAGGCCCGCTTCGACGCCTATTCCGACGCCCGCGACCGGATGCTGGACGAAACCGACCGCGCCTTCGCCCCCTGGACCGTCATCGCCACCGACGACAAGAAGACCGCGCGCCTCAACCTGTTGCGCCACATCCTGCGCACCCTGGACCACACCGACGCCAGGATCGAAAAGCCGGATTCCGACGTCGTCCTGACCGCCGAGAAGGCCAGGGGCCGGCTGGCGCGGTAG
- a CDS encoding SDR family oxidoreductase translates to MGLFGSLTCLAPSADPIEGTTMSITGPILVFLANGVQGGAVVQAALRRGHPVRRLVRRPQGSDPVGTETVLGDLDDPRSLAVACAGVAHLVLQVPTGDAAEMARRAQSVVDAARQAGVRSLVLKLASASRPAPCAEPSFIANAAVEAVVRAAGLPCAVLRPTMYLDNLLKPSVTADIVRHGVFSPPIAAEQRIAWTCADDCAEAAIRLLERGAYGGDHCIAGPVSATGPELAATVAKAIGKPVAYHAQLIERFEAEVDAAMGQGAGRRIASKFRYFAERPQEADDILARPFQPTSALAGFTPTPIEDWIGRHAARFR, encoded by the coding sequence ATGGGTCTGTTCGGGAGCCTGACATGTCTCGCTCCTTCTGCTGATCCGATCGAAGGAACGACCATGTCTATCACCGGCCCCATTCTCGTTTTCCTCGCCAACGGCGTCCAGGGCGGCGCCGTCGTCCAGGCGGCTTTGCGGCGCGGCCATCCTGTCCGCCGTCTCGTGCGCAGGCCGCAAGGCTCAGACCCTGTCGGAACAGAGACAGTCCTCGGGGATCTCGACGATCCTCGAAGCCTTGCCGTGGCCTGCGCCGGGGTCGCCCACCTGGTCCTGCAGGTCCCGACGGGAGACGCTGCGGAAATGGCCCGGCGCGCCCAGTCGGTCGTCGATGCGGCCAGACAGGCGGGTGTGCGAAGCCTCGTCCTGAAACTGGCCAGCGCCAGCCGACCCGCACCCTGCGCCGAGCCCAGCTTCATCGCCAACGCGGCCGTGGAGGCCGTGGTTCGGGCGGCGGGCCTTCCGTGCGCCGTCCTGCGACCGACGATGTATCTGGACAATCTGCTCAAGCCCTCCGTGACGGCCGACATTGTGCGGCACGGCGTCTTTTCGCCTCCGATCGCGGCCGAACAGCGGATCGCCTGGACCTGCGCCGACGACTGCGCCGAAGCGGCGATACGCCTGCTGGAACGGGGGGCCTACGGCGGCGACCATTGCATCGCCGGGCCGGTGTCGGCGACAGGACCCGAGTTGGCGGCGACCGTCGCCAAGGCGATCGGAAAGCCGGTCGCCTATCACGCCCAGCTCATCGAGCGGTTCGAAGCCGAAGTGGACGCTGCGATGGGCCAGGGCGCGGGACGTCGGATCGCGTCGAAGTTCAGATATTTCGCAGAACGCCCCCAGGAGGCCGACGACATCCTGGCCCGCCCCTTCCAGCCGACGTCCGCATTGGCCGGCTTCACGCCTACGCCGATCGAAGACTGGATCGGCCGACACGCCGCTAGGTTTCGTTGA